The following proteins come from a genomic window of Rutidosis leptorrhynchoides isolate AG116_Rl617_1_P2 chromosome 10, CSIRO_AGI_Rlap_v1, whole genome shotgun sequence:
- the LOC139873670 gene encoding pelargonidin 3-O-(6-caffeoylglucoside) 5-O-(6-O-malonylglucoside) 4'''-malonyltransferase-like has translation MLKRFYPFAGRYDDEIKTIICNDKGAEFISAKVNIKLEDILVSEGDVTFIDEFIPSKNGFVDQLDDPLFATQVTTFECGSLALGVRATHMLVDACTLCTFLNEWALANGEENEIESNGRPGFDPSPLFPARGLPPYPLPHASDNMSNKYIRKKYSFNESVISRLKANRKNRTSQWSKVQSVSAIIWNAFMAVDRATYSCRRESVIIQPINLRGRMASFIPKNYCGNIWSYFTTKATTNETNEELTDLLCDSVKKTVSDLSKAYHDSEEGQMMILNCLIQLGSVNLESTNVSGITSWCKFPFYEADFGFGKPTWVVPGTIRVQNSAFFIDDSHGNGLETYVFMDAKDVPIFEEALEVKAFTA, from the coding sequence ATGTTAAAACGATTTTACCCTTTTGCTGGTAGATATGACGACGAAATTAAAACAATTATTTGCAACGACAAAGGTGCTGAATTCATTTCCGCCAAAGTTAACATCAAACTTGAAGATATTCTTGTTTCCGAAGGGGATGTTACCTTCATTGACGAATTCATTCCATCCAAAAATGGATTTGTTGATCAACTCGACGATCCATTATTCGCAACTCAAGTGACCACTTTTGAATGCGGAAGTTTAGCACTTGGCGTACGGGCAACACACATGCTAGTTGACGCTTGCACACTTTGTACATTCCTAAACGAATGGGCTCTTGCAAACGGAGAAGAAAACGAGATTGAATCAAATGGACGGCCTGGATTCGACCCGTCCCCATTGTTCCCTGCTCGTGGCTTACCTCCATATCCACTACCACATGCGAGCGACAATATGTCAAATAAGTATATTCGAAAAAAATACTCATTCAATGAGAGTGTGATATCAAGGTTGAAAGCAAACAGGAAAAATAGAACCAGTCAATGGTCAAAGGTACAGTCGGTATCAGCGATCATTTGGAATGCTTTTATGGCGGTTGATCGAGCAACGTACAGTTGTCGTAGAGAGTCTGTAATCATCCAGCCAATTAATCTAAGGGGGAGAATGGCATCCTTTATACCTAAAAATTACTGCGGGAATATTTGGTCGTATTTTACCACAAAAGCTACAACTAATGAAACGAATGAAGAATTAACGGATCTTTTGTGTGATTCGGTCAAGAAAACCGTAAGTGACCTGTCAAAGGCGTACCACGACAGCGAAGAAGGACAAATGATGATTTTGAATTGCTTGATACAACTGGGAAGCGTAAATTTGGAATCGACTAATGTAAGTGGTATAACGAGTTGGTGTAAGTTTCCTTTTTATGAGGCAGACTTTGGTTTCGGAAAGCCAACTTGGGTAGTCCCGGGGACAATACGAGTACAAAATTCAGCGTTTTTTATCGACGATTCACATGGTAATGGACTCGAAACGTATGTATTCATGGATGCTAAAGATGTTCCCATTTTTGAAGAAGCTTTAGAGGTGAAAGCTTTTACTGCTTAA